One Halostella limicola genomic window carries:
- a CDS encoding tripartite tricarboxylate transporter permease: MTLNMMAGLEVLADPIVLLAILLGTAVGVIFGAIPGFSATMTVILLTPVTIPLEPAVALILLVSAYGAAVYGGSIPAILINTPGAPGSVVTCWDGYKLTQQGLAIYALAVSAFASGVAGILAAGALLVAAPIIADFALEFGQPEMFFLSIFALTIIPAAKNASLSKGLLAGMLGLLIATVGNDPQLARPRATFGFTILRDGFNYIVILIGLFVITEMIRLAIRGGITNSNGGNGGSGGFDQVIDGVRAVFQRPVDFFRAAGIGTFIGSLPGAGADVANFVSYNEAQRWSSDDIADKFGTGIIEGVIAADASNNATQGGALMPTLTLGIPGSGATAALLGALAIHGLNPGPGLFQRSGPIVYAMIFSLFIGNFLIIVYGLSGSRYFGKVAYIPIRYIIPAVTLLAVVGAFAVRNSGFDLFVMIAAGLMGVVFVRYDYPIVSPVLGVIVGPIAETGFVRGWLLTGREPISFMTSSSISIGLIALIIFSLAVTAYQNYT; the protein is encoded by the coding sequence GTGACCCTGAACATGATGGCAGGGCTCGAAGTGTTAGCCGATCCGATCGTTCTGTTAGCGATCCTCCTTGGGACGGCAGTCGGCGTGATCTTCGGTGCCATTCCCGGGTTCTCGGCGACGATGACGGTGATCCTGCTAACGCCAGTGACGATTCCGCTCGAACCTGCCGTGGCGCTGATACTGCTCGTCTCGGCCTATGGGGCTGCCGTGTACGGCGGTTCGATTCCGGCGATCCTTATCAACACGCCCGGCGCGCCGGGATCCGTTGTTACCTGTTGGGACGGCTATAAGCTCACTCAGCAGGGTTTGGCAATTTATGCACTGGCCGTCTCCGCATTCGCATCCGGAGTGGCCGGGATTCTTGCCGCCGGAGCACTCCTAGTGGCAGCCCCAATAATCGCGGATTTCGCTCTGGAATTCGGCCAGCCGGAGATGTTCTTCCTATCGATCTTTGCGCTGACGATAATCCCGGCGGCGAAAAACGCTTCGCTATCGAAAGGCCTGCTCGCGGGGATGCTGGGGTTACTGATTGCCACCGTCGGCAACGACCCCCAACTCGCTAGGCCGCGCGCCACGTTCGGGTTCACGATCCTGCGTGACGGGTTCAACTACATCGTGATCCTCATCGGCCTTTTCGTCATCACGGAGATGATCAGGCTAGCTATCCGTGGAGGGATTACCAATTCCAACGGCGGGAATGGAGGAAGCGGTGGGTTCGATCAGGTGATCGACGGCGTCCGAGCCGTCTTCCAGCGTCCGGTCGACTTCTTCCGTGCCGCCGGCATCGGTACATTCATCGGGTCACTGCCGGGTGCGGGCGCCGACGTTGCGAACTTCGTCTCCTACAACGAAGCCCAGCGGTGGTCTTCGGACGACATCGCCGACAAGTTCGGAACGGGCATCATCGAGGGCGTGATCGCCGCAGACGCCAGCAACAACGCGACGCAAGGCGGAGCGCTGATGCCCACCCTGACACTCGGAATCCCCGGAAGCGGTGCCACGGCTGCGTTGCTCGGCGCGCTCGCGATCCACGGTCTCAATCCGGGGCCAGGGCTGTTTCAGCGGTCCGGACCCATCGTCTACGCGATGATCTTCTCGCTGTTTATCGGCAACTTCCTCATCATCGTGTACGGATTATCCGGATCGCGGTACTTCGGGAAAGTGGCGTACATTCCCATCCGCTACATCATCCCCGCAGTGACCCTGCTAGCGGTTGTCGGGGCATTCGCGGTCCGTAATTCCGGCTTCGACCTGTTTGTGATGATTGCAGCAGGTCTGATGGGGGTCGTCTTCGTGAGATATGACTATCCCATCGTCAGTCCCGTTCTCGGAGTCATTGTCGGACCAATAGCAGAGACGGGCTTCGTTCGGGGATGGTTGCTTACCGGTCGTGAACCAATTAGCTTCATGACAAGTAGCTCCATCTCTATTGGCTTGATCGCCCTAATAATATTCTCTCTCGCAGTGACCGCCTATCAGAACTACACTTGA
- a CDS encoding tripartite tricarboxylate transporter substrate binding protein produces MKSNRRTFIKAGASVSIIGLAGCSQGGIGGGGGGNGGDGSVTVIVPWSQGGGTDRSTRALTPTWSETLGEDFVVENYPGGSTQVGGEKLYNAEADGYTVGMWNLPQMQATWLFQDAPYTAEDFDYIGTNHADPTMWFAPQDSPYSDMTEFLDYARENSVTVGLTSAIGNTALSGLLVRDTYDVDMELVNLEGGTPTRQAVLSGDVDAAVNQPWAFNPSNIGEVTTLGSHTPEQQELWPDTPSFKELGLNDLPLVDRGLVQWKLMMAPGGVEENHPDRYEELVTTYEEAMNSEDYLDRASEQGNLDKIIRYNGPDETESIVQENSEFMSQYESLFEDFISG; encoded by the coding sequence ATGAAATCAAATAGAAGAACATTCATCAAGGCGGGAGCATCGGTCAGCATAATCGGTTTAGCGGGTTGTTCGCAGGGAGGAATCGGTGGAGGAGGAGGTGGCAACGGCGGAGACGGGTCGGTCACTGTCATCGTCCCGTGGTCGCAAGGTGGCGGAACCGACCGATCGACGCGAGCGCTGACCCCGACTTGGTCGGAGACACTGGGAGAGGACTTCGTCGTGGAGAACTATCCGGGCGGTTCCACACAGGTCGGCGGCGAGAAACTGTACAACGCCGAAGCCGACGGGTACACGGTCGGGATGTGGAATCTGCCGCAAATGCAGGCGACGTGGCTCTTCCAGGACGCACCGTATACGGCTGAGGATTTCGATTACATCGGGACCAATCACGCCGACCCGACGATGTGGTTCGCTCCGCAGGACTCGCCGTACAGCGACATGACCGAGTTCCTCGATTACGCGCGCGAGAACAGCGTCACCGTCGGCCTCACTTCCGCTATCGGAAACACGGCGCTCTCGGGACTTCTCGTGCGAGACACGTACGACGTCGACATGGAACTGGTCAATCTTGAGGGCGGAACGCCGACGCGGCAAGCCGTGCTCTCCGGCGACGTCGACGCCGCCGTCAACCAACCGTGGGCGTTCAATCCGTCTAACATCGGCGAGGTGACGACGCTCGGATCACACACGCCCGAACAACAGGAACTCTGGCCCGATACACCTTCGTTCAAGGAACTCGGGTTAAATGACCTCCCGCTGGTTGACAGAGGCCTCGTCCAGTGGAAACTCATGATGGCTCCCGGTGGCGTCGAGGAGAACCATCCCGACAGGTACGAGGAACTCGTCACGACGTATGAGGAGGCGATGAACTCCGAGGACTACCTCGACCGTGCCAGTGAACAGGGGAACCTCGACAAGATCATTCGTTACAACGGTCCCGACGAAACCGAATCGATCGTCCAGGAGAACTCCGAGTTCATGTCTCAGTACGAATCGTTGTTCGAGGACTTCATTAGTGGGTAA
- a CDS encoding CaiB/BaiF CoA transferase family protein produces the protein MREQALEGVDVIDLGQIYNGAYCSLILSYLGADVTKIEPPFGEPLRSRVEEGEPPELVMLNSSKDGITLNLKEDRGKELFKDLVRDADVVVENFAVGTMEKFGLGYDTLSEINPELIYAHGSGFGEHGPKSDRLAMDLIVQAIGGVMDVTGFPDGPPVKTGIAPGDFLGGIHLATGVMAALYEREITGEGQFVEASMYDAVYPSLLSQLGSYYKEESVPPRTGNRHSGLAKCPYNAYETTDGYVAILCASDRHWEQLLEVIDREDLKGHEEYETNFKRLDHMEEIDEIIEDWTSERTRDDVESTMLDAGVPCGAVQTVEEVIHDPHLEEREMVKEIDHPEMDEPIRVPGTPIRLSESEMPNIEPSPTKGEDNHTVLRDRLGLSETEIEELEERGII, from the coding sequence ATGCGAGAGCAAGCCTTAGAAGGAGTCGATGTTATCGATCTCGGTCAGATATACAACGGCGCGTACTGCTCACTGATACTCTCGTATCTGGGGGCGGACGTGACGAAGATCGAGCCACCATTCGGGGAACCACTCCGTTCACGCGTGGAAGAGGGGGAACCACCGGAGCTGGTGATGCTCAACTCTTCGAAGGACGGTATCACGCTGAATCTCAAGGAAGACCGCGGAAAGGAACTGTTCAAAGACCTAGTGCGTGACGCTGACGTCGTCGTGGAGAACTTCGCCGTCGGAACGATGGAGAAGTTCGGTCTCGGCTACGACACACTCTCGGAGATCAACCCGGAATTGATCTACGCTCACGGGAGCGGGTTCGGCGAGCACGGACCGAAAAGCGATCGGCTCGCGATGGACCTCATCGTTCAGGCGATCGGCGGCGTCATGGACGTGACCGGGTTCCCCGACGGTCCGCCGGTGAAAACGGGTATTGCGCCCGGAGACTTCCTTGGAGGTATTCATCTCGCCACGGGTGTAATGGCGGCGCTGTACGAGCGCGAGATAACTGGCGAGGGGCAGTTCGTCGAAGCGAGCATGTATGACGCGGTCTATCCCTCGCTGTTATCGCAGTTGGGATCCTACTACAAGGAGGAGAGCGTCCCGCCCAGAACGGGGAACCGTCACAGTGGCCTCGCGAAATGTCCGTACAACGCCTACGAGACGACGGATGGGTACGTCGCGATCCTCTGTGCGTCGGACAGACACTGGGAACAGCTGCTCGAGGTCATCGATAGAGAGGACCTGAAGGGACATGAGGAGTACGAGACGAACTTCAAGCGACTGGATCACATGGAAGAGATCGACGAGATCATCGAGGACTGGACGAGCGAGCGAACACGCGACGACGTCGAGTCCACGATGCTCGACGCTGGCGTTCCGTGTGGCGCAGTTCAGACCGTCGAGGAGGTCATCCACGATCCCCATCTCGAGGAGCGGGAGATGGTCAAGGAGATCGACCATCCGGAAATGGACGAGCCGATCCGGGTGCCCGGCACGCCGATACGCCTCTCGGAGTCCGAGATGCCGAACATCGAACCGTCGCCGACGAAGGGCGAAGACAATCACACCGTGTTACGCGACCGCCTCGGCCTCTCCGAAACCGAAATTGAAGAGCTAGAGGAGCGCGGCATCATCTAA
- a CDS encoding tripartite tricarboxylate transporter TctB family protein yields MPDIPKQLSYDVFGRTITVKIGELVLPIIAIIASALYYIDTRGLPDQSLIYAEPVLYVTVFLAVITIVQHAISFGEDEEMMTDGAGEVDVADSVTDRPAEEELFEENEETDSPYFNRKTSTIFVVLTTGYVVALNTLFMSNLVFMGLSAVFLAATLVLFGERRWTRIVAYSAGFAVIVWAVFVSWLKIPLS; encoded by the coding sequence ATGCCAGATATTCCCAAACAACTTTCGTACGACGTGTTCGGGAGAACGATCACGGTGAAAATAGGGGAACTCGTCCTCCCTATTATCGCGATTATCGCCAGCGCACTGTATTACATAGACACGCGGGGCTTGCCAGACCAGTCGCTCATATACGCGGAACCGGTTCTCTACGTCACCGTATTTTTAGCAGTCATCACCATCGTTCAACACGCGATCTCCTTCGGGGAGGATGAGGAGATGATGACCGATGGTGCCGGGGAAGTTGACGTGGCCGACAGCGTCACTGACCGTCCAGCCGAAGAGGAGCTATTCGAGGAAAACGAAGAGACCGATTCCCCGTACTTCAACCGAAAGACCTCAACGATCTTCGTCGTGCTGACGACTGGATACGTTGTGGCGCTCAATACGCTCTTCATGTCGAACCTCGTATTCATGGGGCTGTCGGCCGTGTTCTTGGCCGCTACCCTCGTCCTGTTCGGCGAGCGTAGGTGGACGAGAATCGTCGCGTACTCGGCCGGGTTCGCCGTGATAGTCTGGGCAGTGTTCGTCTCCTGGCTCAAGATACCGCTCTCATAA